The Vitis vinifera cultivar Pinot Noir 40024 chromosome 7, ASM3070453v1 genomic interval tgcaaaaagagactatcaccctattcactccctctctagggtgattactataggttggattagcctaatttttctaacaacaTCCTATCTTCCCTTATTTGCTTGATCATTTTTTCCAATATGCACTTTGGTCATAGTACATCTTCGATCACTATTTGGTATCCACGATTAATTGATCAATTGCCACACTTGCCTTAACCAAATAGTAGAGACCTAGtttttaaggcttagagggATGATATGGTCTATCATCGTACCTTTCCAATAGATAACCTGATCTCCGGACCCGACTCGGTTTTTGATagacttgtttttcctttaaagaagtcacacttagggtttttctttcttattttgtttttccctttaaaaataaaacaaaaataagtggtgattccaaaaacaattttcaaataaaaaacgagtattgtcatcgagtgggaacgcatgcGATAAATACAAAGTCCACAGAGGTGCTGAGGTTTATCACCATACCTTCTtgataggtaacttgaccctttgatccaaatttgatttttcacaaacatacttttcctttttaggaGTCACACTgaggttttttttccttttaaaataaataataataagtatcAACCccaaatcttatatatataaaaaaaaaacgagtcTCGCCATCAAATGGGAATGCATGCGTGAAAAATACGAGTCCATAGATATGTTATCTATCTCTTTTTTATATCCCTCTTACataagatatgttaattttaaattaaaacatagaatatacatatcttaggaattataaatttatttattttatcaattttttaattttttattatacttattttgcaaaataaattttttattataaaattaaatctatGGTTAAAAAGgtagaactaaaaaaaatgttaatatatatattaagaatgagtattattaaacataaaagaaatttcatatttttaaaataaaatatattggaATGCAatataattcttattttaaacattgaaaagcAACgtcatgtattttattttttattcattttttaaattaaatataaatataacctAACATATCTCATTGGATATGCTATTGTACAATATCATATCCATTGGATTTAATATTCATGCATATCAAATCTCATTAAAATTCATATCTTAATATATGCATTTCTTATctaatgggatatgatatcttatgatatatATCTATCCTATCCGGTCAACCAAATGTAACCTCAAGTGTATCCAAAAGGGATACTTAattaaagatttatttttatatccctATTTTGAAAGCTACATacgtttataatatttgaataatacaatttaagaaatattaaaatgttACTTTAAAAACTTACATCACTTCAAATCATGTTTATGAAATACTAgaataattattgatatttctttgggcataacaaaaaatatttttaaaaaacaacattTTATGTTGTAGCATCTAACATGCCTAAATAggaagggttatttgattaaaaaggtctttgaaaacccaaattttgaaatttaactcttcattctttttttacctcattttgacaaaaatatcttcacttttttcttgtagaaataactctttcttttaaaatctaCATGTAAACACTTGAAATTGGCAAAGGGCCGGTATTTATGttcaaaatatgttatttttcaagaaaaaacacAAGGATAGTTAAATTcacaaatttagaaattatttcatCCATGTGAACCAATTAATTATAATAGGAatgattcaaaaactattctcGCAATTTAGATAAATACTATTATATTAggcataagaaattttttttttgtataatttgaATGTTGAAGGGATTTTCTTGGACCCAAAAGAGAAACTTCATCTTAGAAGATATCAATGCTTCTTTCTTTAGAAATATTTGGGGTTGTTGTAAGTTTTCCTTCTCTGttgatattaaaaaaggaaaacattgtGTAAGAATAGAGCTaacttttctatatatatatataaaggaataATGTGAATTTACCATGACTTCTAATAACTTAGAAAGAAAGGAGATGCGTTTGGATAGCATTGGAGATGAGGATGATTGggtaaagaaaaagagaagtgCTGTTAATTATTAGTTATTGAAGAATACATATAggtagaatatatatatatgctttattTTTCATTGGACGAAGGacacaaatttatttaatttagtcaGAGAATATTGCCATCCAGAGGTCTAGCATTTGTGAGTACATAAACAAGTGGAAGGTGGTTGACAAAATCCATTTGCATCTTGACCCGATGGTCCTCCATATTTCGCCACACAAAGATCAACGCAACTACTATCATTGCAGTTGGGCTGGACTTCAGTTATTGCGCAAACTTTTCCGGTTGGTTGCGCATTCACCTCATTTCCTGCAAGTATCATTCATCTACTTTTAGTTCAGACtaaagaaatcatgaagaaagaaaaagaaatactcCACAAAATCATTTTACCATTTGTCAAGAGAAGAAcagcaacaagaagaagaagaatggtaGAAGGGCTCTTCATGTTTTTCTTTGATCTCTCCGGTCTAAAAGACACCAACCAGTAAGAGGATCGTTGTTTTAAGTCTGGTTTATGCAAATATTTATAGTCAAAAGTTGATAGGAAAGCATTCGTCATTTATTTgtatgatattaaaaaatccATTTAAGGATATTATGATGAGAgaagttttctttttatttttctttctatttttcaattgaTTCCAAATCCACTTAGATTACTTTTCATGGGAACGAAATCAGACTAAAAATCTTAAGTTGTTAAGATACAATAATTAATATTGTCTTTTTGctcttttttcaaattagttttGTAGTTCACACTTGTAATTGAAAacggaaaatttgaaaattttagaatttgttcCACCTATAGAAAGAGTTAAAAGAATAAActacttaaataaataaaaaaacgctaaacaaataatcaaattcactaatttaataaataaaaaaatttattctccGAATTACATCTAAATGAGGTGTGAATAAGTGTTATTGACCAATTTAAAAGATCTTCCTACACAATTTATCTAACCTTGAAgatttttacgatttttttctttttagagacggggaagaaaaaggaagggagtgaaagcaagaaaaaactataaatatgtGGGTGAATGGGTTGGACTTTGAAGAAACAAATGGGCTTGAGATTCAAAAATAATGGGTCATGCCTTCTCAAGATCAAATAGTTGATGTTCTCATAAAGGTCATCTCTAGTTTGGGTTCTCCAATCCTAAGATACAAACTCGGAGTTGAGGATCTTACTACTCTAAGTTTGATAAGGGTCGTTAAGAGTAGTTAGGTTACTATTAGAGTAGTTAGATTGGTGTTATGGGGCTCTTGAAGTTGTATTTAAAAGATTACTTTGTAATCATTTTTTCACAACTTTAATAACAAATCATTCTCTAAAAACTTCTTTCATTTAAGCTATGCTtggttccgaaaaatggtaaggaaatgaaaaaaaaaaaatcatgtggaaaattattttctttagtttagGTGATATGGAAaatgtgatgaaaaaaaaatattaaagaaaatattataatattttccttaaaaaataatgagaaaaataagagaaaaaaagaagggaaaaattggaaaaaaatttatcagGTTGGTATCGTCTTCACCGGAACCAGCGCACGAGAGTTGGTCTCGCAATGGAGGAAGCGATCGATGCAGCGTCCGTGGAGGGGTGGCCGAAGACGAAGGCCCTCCTACCCGGAGAGAAGATGATGACAGCGGCCTCAGCACCGCACAAAGCGCAGAGCTCGCCGGCCTTCTTGAAGAGTCCTATTCAACGCTTGGAGAAGGTGCTCCAAGGATCTTTTCTTctcgattttttttatttctatctcATGTCTTCCAGTGTTGTGTGCTTTTTCACCATATTTGTGTTTGCCATAATTGAAGTCGACTTCGATAATGAATATTTCTAGATGGCTTGATTGCTTTTTATATCGATAAAAAGCGatgttcaaaaatattttctaaatcttaatttagaaataaaatatttccatataccctaaaaataaaaagctactatataaaaaataaaattcaaaattcaaaaggattccctaaatctaaatttaaaaattaaatatgtaaaaataaaaaattactatttgaAACTAGTTCACCTTAaatagaacaaatttgaaattagtTACTCAATTATgaagtaaagatattttgaatgtatttgatttagttttgatgaaaaattgttttgaaatggatacgagaaagttttgttgaaaagtttgaatgtattaatcttttgaacttaaaagtttttatgaaaataaatatatgttttatcTTCTATTTGCAggcatgattgaaaatgtttgatccatgaaattgCATTGATATTCCTTATTGAACTTTAAACTTGTGCCCCTTCGTTGATAATTTTCTAGGTACTCTCAGTTCGGGCGAAAAGTAATGGCTAGGCTTTaaacattgtttagatgttaaaatttattttttgttttaattatttgaatttggagttatttggacaataacgcTCTAGTTGATGtgttagtgtttttttttaaagttgatacttggatattttagaattttgtcatGCTACTCTGAatatgaatttggtaattggtaaattctAGTAACAATATGAATGTTTGTattgtttccactttgagcctttgtTCTTGAgatgtgaaatgaccgtcatgcccttAGAGTGGGTTTTGGGACGTGACAATTTAATTCCTCCTTAAACTTTAATTAATactatcaaattatttttataaaatacatttaatattgttaataacttaaattgaaTTATTAAGACATATTAGGTCATTAAGTTTCAttgaaatagttttttttttttttttttgtcttaactccaaattaaaattaaaattttcaaatgacaGTATTAATtcatattataaaaatcttATAAAGCATAAAAGACAAGGCGCTTCTCCTGTGAGCACAAGTGTTCTCTCTATCCAAACAAGTTCATGAACCCAACAGTTTTTTCTTCTTACCCCAAACAAAAGCAATTAAATATAGAGCTACACAACTTCCTAATGTACCCAAGGTAGTTTCCAAGAATTTGGTAGACGGGCCACCGTCAAAAAGAGAGATAGTTATGTTCATTCCAAACAACCCCACAACCACAATACCAGCATTGATTATCATGTTTGCTGTACTCAGCATCACTCCCATTTGCAGCAGCTGATTTTGTTTGTCATCCAACATGATATTGATGAAGTCCTCAGTGTCACCCACATATTCGCTCATCTTAGGAAAATAAGACCCAAATATTTTAGTGTAATCTACAATGTATAGCTTGTAATTTAATATAGAGATATTACAAGTCATTTCACTCAAATATGAGAAATGGAATTTAAAGTATCATCATACAAAATGTTAGAGCATGATATATACAACGTAAGCTCAAATCCTAGtagcttaagcttttaagaaaaattatggtCCAATATGGTATATCTGTTTACCTGTTTATTTATCTGTGATCACAAATCTATGACaattaaacttttaggaaaattgatggTATAACACAAAACACAGGACTTTACAAACTTGCAGTAAGAAATTTTCCAACTTAGTGCCTCCTATGTTATGAATTGTAAAGTTCTTCCTCCTATGCAAGGAGGGTGTTAAGAGAGTAATATACATTATGAGTCCAAATCCTAACAGttaaacttttagaaatatTAGTAGTCCAACACAAAATAAGAAACTTCAAAACTTGTGGATGGAAATTTTCCAGAAGATATACCGTTTATGACTTGCAAAGTATAAGATTCATATATtaacttctttctttttgtgtgCATAAGTTGAATATCAGATGGCATGAAACTAGTTTAGACTTTGAAAATACTGCTTGCTCTGTCTTTTCTGGACAGGCAACATAGATTTCTGTACTTTTTGTTCTTCCAAATATTCATATTCTGAGGggaaaaaattaagtattctAATTCAGCCTTTTCTTCAAATAGACTATTTATCACCAGCCAAGCAAAATTGCATAGAACGATATAGAATCCAACATTAGCAGAAatatcaaaaaaggaaaaggagaaagaGACTCACATCAGACAGCTTCTGCAAGATGCCATCTACTTGTACAAAGTAGGCTTCCAAAAGCATCTCCAATTCCTCAACATTGGGCTTAAAGCCACTGAAGATTTCAGAGTTACTCTCAGACTTGGATTCTTCAGTCCTATAGATGtagtattattataaataatagtaGAACCATTAGTAAGCAAGAAAATGATGAGTATTTTCACAAGGCAATATCATAGTAAATCAGAAATACACTGTAATTCTTGTTGATGTCATgcatattcttttatattttagacaAAAAATATGGTTATATTTCCATAACTTCTTTGTCTTAGAGCTCATTGACATGCCCATTTTGAAACCATTAAGCCCTTGATTGTAAACCAGGACTAGCATGCACATCTTAATGAATTTGTCTatgttataattaaaaaagtTCACACCCAAGTAAATCTTACTAATGCATGCATTTTCCAGTTTCTCGTGAAAAAACTTTGGGAAAAGTGCAGGCTTCAAGTCTAGATGAATAATCAATGCAAAAACccatatatttgaattttttttctttttttcaccaAGTACTAACAATcacagaaaatgaaaaagaaaagctctCAAGAGCAAACTTCTTAAAACTTCTAATAAACCTTAATTTCTATTAAACTAGGATCTGATTATGCTTTCTTAGGATGAgctttttcctttcttgttattttttctaCATCAACTATTCTAAATTAAGCTGACAAGCACACCTGAAATACTGAGGAAGCACTAGCCTATAAAGCGATGGCATCAGATGACAAGTGTGAAAAACAAGCAAGTTTCCATTTTTGGGCAGACAtggtgatgtaggacaaccctaagATGGTTGCATATAATCaaataggtgggctagggtttgtatcttttagggtttaaggagaggaacgagagataaagtttattacagcaaaataaaataaaatagagagaaagaaaattaaaagaagaagagatagaaaCCTTATAGTCTCAATAAGGCCTTTCAGAAGTCtcacataaaagaaaatcaatggagtctcaccattgaaaaTTGCAAAGTACGTAAGAAAATGTTTAATTACTAATCAATACTTTGATTTATAGCAATTAGCTTTATTTATAAACTTCTCCAAAAAATTCAAAGTCTACTAGCATTCTAATataacctattatgactctaattctaattgttattataatttaattagcTACTCCTAGTTTAACTCCAACaaatactaatcctaatttGATTCCAAGTAATActaatcataatttaattgCAACTAATGCTAATTCCCTTTTCTTGATATATGTCTCcgatttgaaaaaaaacaccCTTTCTTTGTTCATCGACTTTGTACCACGATATGATAGAACCTCAAAGATCTCTTGAACTTGTTCAAGTTCATGCAAGACAAGTTCCAAACTTTGAAAGATTTTCCAATATTGAGAAATAAGTGAATAGTTCTTGAAATAATTGTCATTCACAAGCTTATAGCAAGTTGCTTCCCACTCATTTTTTGTAAACTATCTTATACAAGAACAAGATTGTTGAATTCTTAATATTCAAACGAAATTTCAGCAATTCTTATATAATCATAAGATTCTTCATATTTGCCACTAATCATGATAATGTTTTGCCTTGGAAATTAAAGCACCAGTTATTCTGAAGCTTTTACGACTTCTTTGAGTTCTTTTACAGGTTGTTTCAGGATCAGTTCCATCACCTTTTGCATTTTAGATTCATCATTGACGATTTCTTCCCCCTTACTAGTAACTTCAAATTGCTTCTTAATGTGAGTACTTGATAGCTCTCTTGGTTTCAAGGATGCTAATTTTCCCTTTTGTTGCTTAAGTGTTGGAATTTCCTTCATTGGATGGAGGACCTTCTTATACCCATTGTGTACAAGTATGTAAGTGTTCTCATATCCATCTTGTTGGACCTTTCATAAAAAAGCCATGGTCTTTCAAGTACAATATGGCAACTTTCATTGGCAAAATATCACACCATGctaataactcaaaattatttttaaatttgtcatTAGATAATGAGAATTCACCAAAATAGATGTGTCATTTACCCATACTATTTGATAGAGATTTGGACACTCCTCTATTTTTAGATTAAGCTTCTCAACAAGTTCTTCCAAAGCTAAGCTGGAACTACCACCTCCCTTAATAATTATAGTACATAGTCTCCCTTGGAGAACAAAAAGAGTTCGGAAGATGCTAGTACATCGTCAATCCTTCTCTTCATTTAGCCTTGGTATGTTCACCAATGGTTGCATAAAAAGTTATAGCCTTCAACCATGGTTGTATATATTGCTTTGTTCCTCAATTGCATATGTTTTCACGTCAAGAACttgtgctctgataccaaaactGATGTAgaacaaccctaggatggttgcttACAATCAATTAGGTGGACTacgttttttatcttttaaggtTTAAGGAGAGGAGCAAGGGATAAAATTTGTCGcagcaaaacaaaataaaataaaacaaagagaaagaagataaGAATAAGAAGAGATAGAAACCTTAAGAGTCTTACCAAGGCCTTCTAAAAGTCTCACTTAGAAAAAAATCTATGGAGCCTCACAATTGAAAATTACAAAGTATGTAAGAAAACTTAATATTACTATTCATCAACCAATACTTTGGTTTACATCAATTAGCTTTacttataggcttctctaaaaaatccaaagtctactaagaTTTTAATAATctattatgactctaattctaATCATCTTATAATCTAATTAGCTATTCTTAATTAAACTCTAACAAAtgttaatcctaatttaattcaaaataatactAATCCTACATTAATtgcaactaatactaattccctttgTTAATGTAAATCTTGGAGATCCATTCCCATCACATGGCTTGTCCTATTGGCTAGATggcaaaaattctttttaaaaaaaagaaaaaaggaaaaggaaaattttcctaGAGCCTCAACAAACACCACTTAACACCAAGATGCTAATCTTGACAATAATGATTTATGCTAACCATATCCTGAAGCCTCAAGGTTCTAATCTTGAAAATAATGGTTTTATGCTAACTATATCCCAAGGCCTTGAAGAACAGCCTAACAAAAGGTGTAATGATAATATTAatcaaaaattaaagtttttattttaggcCATTCTCCAGCCCTCTTTTTAATGGATGATTCTCTAGATATGAGGATGCTTATTGCACTATGCTTTCAAATTCTCATTTAGAGATTCAACTATTTGACCTATAACTGAGCAAGATGGACCTAAAATTTAAAAGGTTTATACCCAAACAAATTCATGtctgtaaaaatatatatttttaatgatagtTATTCATCTTTGGTGGTATTGTTTTTGTAGATCCCAAATCCAACCATGTGTGTGTTGTGTGTGTGTAAACTATTAGGTCTTCTTGTTAAGGAAGGCATATTGAAGAAATAAATTCTCCCCATGATAGGATACTGCCATATCACTCACTATATAAGTTGACAATATTAGTCAATATTCCACTGAATGCAAAACTAGCCAAGTCACTAACAAATGTAAGAAGTTCCAACATAAACAAGATCACCCAAGATCAAGAAGTTATATTTGGCCCcttcaattttcaaacatatatgCCTCTTGACTTGACATAGAAAAGTAATTTTTACTCATTTaaccttaaatattttattttcatggtAAGAAAATCTTGTTTACTCCTGAAAACCTATATTGAAGATGCCTACTTGACATTATATGCGTTGATGCAAGGCATATAGGTTATTCTTAGAAATGTTAGAATTGAATTAATGATCAcctttcatcatcttcttcgAGTTCATCATTGCATAATTCCTCTTTTATTGATGACTGATCCAAAGAGGGGCGAACAAGCTTTTCTGTCAAAAACATCTCAGCCATATCATTGTCATCATCAAGCAGATGTTCAAGCTCATCTCTAACCTACAAAACACAAGAAAATAACATTGGAGGAAAAccaattaatttgttatttatacATCTGTCATTGTCTATAATTCTCCCATGTGCAGTTTCTTGGTGTGTATAGGTAAAATTAATTTCAGCTACAAGAAAATTGcagaaatatttattataaaaatagagaAGCAAATTTCAGACAGGATCCTCTGTAGTGCTAATTGTATAAATGaccaattcaaatttaaaacaaaaattgtttaAGATGAAGATGGACATAAAAACTTAGACTACTGCATCTTTCAggttttatctatcaaaaactGTACTCCACTATGAATGATGAATGATGCCCCTCTAAAAGGAAGCTCTGATCACTTTTCTTGGGATAAAGAGCTAAGTCACAAATTATTGGATTTCATAAAGGAGACAATTTTAGAAGTTATGCAAAAAACTAAAGACAAGAAAATTGAACCCCTCCTCTAAGAATTTTGTTAATCTGACATGTGAGTCCAAGCCCATGAGTTTTGAGGTTGTTTGTGTTGGACCCTCTTTATCCATTCCAAAAATGATACCCTTGTGTGTCCTTAATACAAATTCATTCTCATTCACATTCTATAAGCAATTTTCTAGTATAGAACTACTACCATCCCTGTTAAGGTCAAGATCCTTACTTGTGAATTTTGTAAATAGAAAAGGGAGATACAGCCCGAATAATCATAAATCAAGCATAATGTAACAGAATAGAGGACTTCTCCAATTTCCACTTAGTTGGAAGGTTACAGAGCTCCTGAAAGAAAGACAGAGAGAGATAGTTGCTGGAATCAAAACCTTGATCAGGTGGAAGGGTGCCTAACAAATGATTATAGTCTCTTTAATGAGTATAACCGGAAAACACCCAAGATTTCTTTTTAAGCTATGGAGATCCAATGATTCCTACACTCCATGCATTGATATACTTAACCTAAACATTGTAGCCAAAAGAACATAAATAGTTTGATTCACCTGTCTGAAATCATGAACTTAGAAACAAAAAATGCGTGTCATTTATAAGAAGATTATGGTAATTTTCCACCAGAGACAATCATGTTCCATCAAAAGCTTTGAACTGACTACCTTCATTATTCTAATGGATATTTTGCTGAAGAAAGACAGAATAtgccacccaaaaaaaaatgataaaagcacTCCAAGCAATAAATATTCCCAATAAGACATTGAGCTTCCATTTAGAAAGCTTTAGAAACGTGAGGTAAACATTCTGAATGTATTTCATATTTCTATGTACAGATATTGCATCCAGTAGTATGTAACTAACCTCTAAAATTGACAGCATAAACTCAAAGTAAACttcaaatacatattaaaatctTTATTATGTCAACAATGTATTATTAATTACCTTCTGTACCCGACCAGATATTGCAACTAAGCGACTCTTTATCTGTCTAACACGCTCAAGATTAAGTGTGCTGATATTAGAAGTCAGTTCATCCAATGCTGGATACGCCTCTTGCTCCAGTGTTTGTGTCTGAGaaaaaattaaagcaaaatGGCAccttataaaagaaataaacttgTTACTAGGAAGGAAGAAGAACTAGTATGCACCATAATTAAATCTTCATTACTCCAAAGAATAACATACAGCCCTAATTTATACTGGGACTCTTCAATAGAATCCTCAAAATCTAGGAAACcaaaatttaaactcaaaaaaaaaaaagataactaCCAAATAGATAGCTatctttattttcaaacttAGATAAGACTCCTAATTTGATAagcataaaatttaaacaacaaaGATTAATTCAAATAACTTATCTAAAACTAAAGGAATTCAAATGATATTTGACTCTAACTTCCAACAAAACTTATATACAAAGGTGAGATGaattgaaaaagtaaaaaaggaaaaagatactGTAGCATTGGGAggtagaaaaaattaatatatattgtaGCAAGAAGTCAAGCGAAAGTCATTTGAAGGACAGATCTATAAATTAGACATTGATTTTTCAGTTCTACATATGCACATTCAAATTAgaatttggttttgatttttcGGTTCTACATATGCACATCCAAATTAGAATTTGGTTTTGTCCATTTATCTTCACCTAGTCATAGAGCATTGAGCCAGATGGGTCAGAGAAGGCGGGCGAAGCTTGGGCCGGAGGGGACAAGGCCTACTCAAATGAGAAAGGGCATCGGGCCTCTTTTTCAAAGCTATAGAGAAGGGCCTAATCTCTTCCCAATCCCAGTCCACTGGGTGATGCAAAATTGGGTTGGGAGAGAGGCTGTAATTTAAAAGGCCCTTTTTCAAAGTTGGGCCAAGAAACAGGAAGTAAGAAGCCCATTATTAAGAAAG includes:
- the LOC100249123 gene encoding magnesium transporter MRS2-F; the encoded protein is MVSKPNTEEEMAKFAIVPAQTRRKGIGIRAWLVVLESGQSHLEELGKHSVMRRTGLPARDLRVLDPVLSYPSTILGRERAIVINLEHIKAIITAKEVLMVNSNNPLIVQFVEDLQHRVMPKPAMESHDKEIEDAADANWGSPSVHGFNGSVTNSRKRPSQRVNVSSEVLNVDVKEDSPKTSEDERVAAGPKVLPFEFRALEACLESACRCLESETQTLEQEAYPALDELTSNISTLNLERVRQIKSRLVAISGRVQKVRDELEHLLDDDNDMAEMFLTEKLVRPSLDQSSIKEELCNDELEEDDERTEESKSESNSEIFSGFKPNVEELEMLLEAYFVQVDGILQKLSDMSEYVGDTEDFINIMLDDKQNQLLQMGVMLSTANMIINAGIVVVGLFGMNITISLFDGGPSTKFLETTLGTLGSCVALYLIAFVWGKKKKLLGS